In one window of Bradyrhizobium sp. AZCC 1721 DNA:
- a CDS encoding Hsp20 family protein, with the protein MRTYDLTPFYRSTVGFDRFFNLLDQVTSDGSPGYPPYNIERTGENAYRISVAVSGFSQGELSIVAKENTLTIKGEKTANENGKDKSEVLYRGIAARAFERVFQLADFVQVKNASLENGLLHVDLVREIPEAKKPRSIPINSGAQAPQVVDASVAA; encoded by the coding sequence ATGCGTACCTACGATCTTACCCCGTTTTATCGTTCCACCGTCGGCTTCGACCGCTTCTTCAACCTGCTCGATCAGGTGACCTCCGACGGCAGCCCCGGTTATCCGCCCTACAACATCGAGCGCACCGGTGAGAACGCCTACCGCATCAGCGTTGCGGTTTCCGGCTTCTCGCAGGGCGAGCTTTCGATCGTCGCGAAGGAAAACACACTGACGATCAAGGGCGAGAAAACCGCCAACGAGAACGGCAAGGACAAATCCGAAGTGCTCTACCGCGGCATCGCCGCGCGCGCCTTCGAGCGCGTCTTCCAGCTTGCCGATTTCGTGCAGGTAAAGAACGCCTCGCTGGAGAACGGCCTGCTCCACGTCGATCTCGTCCGCGAGATCCCCGAGGCCAAGAAGCCGCGCAGCATTCCGATCAATTCGGGCGCGCAGGCCCCGCAGGTGGTCGACGCTTCCGTCGCCGCGTAA